In Euphorbia lathyris chromosome 9, ddEupLath1.1, whole genome shotgun sequence, the following are encoded in one genomic region:
- the LOC136205607 gene encoding transcription initiation factor TFIID subunit 6-like isoform X2: protein MHHCVKISNAWLREIMEEAIKCMRHSRRIIVTSEDVDNALTLRNAEPVYGLASGDPGHNDLYYIDDKHVIEARLHKSSS from the exons ATGCATCACTGCGTTAAGATATCAAATGCTTGGCTTCGAGAGATTATGGAG GAGGCTATTAAATGTATGCGTCACTCAAGGAGAATTATTGTGACTTCAGAAGATGTGGATAACGCTCTTACTTTAAGAAATGCCGAG CCAGTGTATGGCTTGGCCTCCGGAGATCCGGGGCATAACGATTTGTATTACATTGACGATAAACAT GTGATTGAGGCGCGTTTACATAAAAGTTCCTCTTGA
- the LOC136205607 gene encoding uncharacterized protein isoform X1 — protein MSKTTGDMDPMIQGKFDATDAKMLGVEKQMAGIEKTMVNLSESINDMRTTLEEMKAQFLSWVKRQEKQLVEEKDAVYKGCVVMVDRMEGSTGDVGHSGKNTTPTSRRQLEMGKATSNNNFTDPNADDPLVGRRVKLPLLEEVDPKGWVTRPKTYFRSMFFCVNCMPEVSFHLKHEGGYFPPLDSVAVVEVTLGDAEEVRWGGRNALFMRPTNCNPPVFDTGQGQSKIQQFLPVLYTQKQSKNLDDGHHFNLARMILEKMGGGSVKLIKLNKVSTCKVLSCKVKLRVQILLIRDSGAEILLNRDSGEQVVQVIFCSLLL, from the coding sequence ATGTCTAAAACCACCGGCGATATGGATCCAATGATTCAAGGCAAGTTTGATGCAACAGATGCTAAGATGTTAGGGGTGGAAAAACAAATGGCTGGAATTGAGAAAACAATGGTTAACTTGTCCGAATCCATCAATGACATGCGAACAACATTGGAGGAGATGAAGGCACAATTTTTAAGTTGGGTAAAGAGGCAGGAGAAGCAGCTTGTTGAGGAAAAAGACGCTGTTTACAAAGGTTGTGTTGTGATGGTAGACCGTATGGAGGGCAGCACCGGTGACGTAGGACACTCTGGAAAAAATACCACTCCCACTTCAAGGCGACAACTTGAGATGGGTAAGGCCACTTCCAACAACAACTTTACTGACCCAAATGCAGATGATCCTCTAGTGGGAAGAAGGGTGAAGCTACCCTTACTCGAAGAAGTGGACCCCAAAGGGTGGGTCACCAGACCGAAGACATATTTTCGCAGCATGTTTTTCTGCGTCAATTGCATGCCGGAGGTGAGTTTTCACTTAAAACATGAAGGTGGATATTTTCCACCGCTTGATTCGGTGGCAGTGGTAGAAGTTACATTGGGAGATGCAGAGGAAGTCAGATGGGGAGGAAGAAACGCGCTGTTTATGAGACCTACAAATTGTAACCCACCTGTTTTTGATACGGGTCAGGGTCAAAGTAAAATACAACAGTTTCTTCCTGTTTTATATACGCAGAAACAGAGCAAAAATTTGGATGATGGCCATCACTTCAATTTGGCGAGAATGATTCTGGAAAAAATGGGAGGCGGGAGCGTGAAACTCATCAAGCTGAACAAAGTATCCACATGTAAAGTTTTGAGTTGCAAAGTAAAATTAAGAGTTCAAATTCTACTTATTAGAGATAGTGGAGCTGAGATTCTCCTTAATAGAGATAGTGGAGAACAAGTGGTGCAAGTAATCTTTTGTTCTCTTTTACTATAG